A stretch of the Methanomassiliicoccales archaeon genome encodes the following:
- a CDS encoding 4Fe-4S binding protein: MVAKVNADECVGCGACADVCPQECIEVEDVAIVDESKCLDCGSCADECPNNCITIEKK, encoded by the coding sequence ATGGTCGCGAAAGTGAACGCAGATGAATGCGTCGGATGTGGAGCTTGCGCTGATGTTTGTCCGCAGGAATGCATTGAAGTCGAGGATGTGGCGATCGTTGACGAGTCAAAGTGCCTCGATTGTGGTTCCTGCGCCGATGAATGCCCGAACAACTGTATCACAATCGAAAAGAAATGA
- a CDS encoding PrsW family glutamic-type intramembrane protease: MALTQILQLIILIFAAVVPSLIFLSWFRSASTGKRESWLQLLILFLYGAIIAVVIAILIELLAITLLLSPVFREYEILSRNPSLLSLIIVVVIAPFAEEFAKMLGLLKSSTKLRQTKSGFVFGAATGLGFAATENLLYESVAMAEGGVLMFLTVALLRSYSSALLHGSATSIVGYGVAKKRFEGKSITPYYLFAVMMHGAFNLLVSLGGLFDDNRSIIVSGFGLFLSFVLVLLAIKFINSKLNKKI; the protein is encoded by the coding sequence GTGGCATTAACACAGATACTTCAATTGATCATACTGATTTTCGCAGCAGTTGTTCCTTCCCTGATTTTCCTTTCATGGTTCAGATCTGCAAGTACCGGCAAAAGGGAATCCTGGTTGCAGCTATTGATTTTATTTCTTTATGGAGCAATTATCGCCGTTGTTATTGCCATCTTAATTGAACTCCTCGCAATTACTCTACTCCTCAGCCCAGTTTTTAGAGAATACGAGATTCTTTCTAGGAATCCTTCACTCTTGTCACTCATTATTGTAGTGGTCATTGCTCCTTTCGCTGAGGAATTTGCAAAAATGCTAGGTTTACTCAAGTCGTCGACGAAATTACGACAAACGAAAAGCGGATTCGTATTTGGCGCAGCGACGGGATTGGGGTTTGCCGCGACAGAAAATCTCCTTTACGAGAGCGTCGCGATGGCTGAGGGGGGCGTTTTAATGTTCCTAACAGTCGCCCTATTGCGCAGCTACTCTTCAGCACTTTTGCATGGGTCTGCAACGTCGATTGTTGGCTATGGTGTTGCAAAGAAGAGATTTGAAGGAAAATCGATAACTCCATATTACTTGTTTGCCGTGATGATGCATGGGGCTTTTAACCTACTCGTCTCTCTCGGTGGACTTTTTGATGACAATCGTTCGATTATCGTTAGTGGTTTTGGTCTGTTTCTTTCTTTTGTCCTTGTTCTACTCGCGATTAAATTCATTAATTCAAAATTAAATAAAAAGATCTGA
- a CDS encoding NAD(P)/FAD-dependent oxidoreductase, translating into MTYDLIIIGAGPAGLTAGIYARSRKLKTLILEAGSAGGQLVSLYPDKGIENYPGCVLTQAEKLAKRMVTHALSMGCELHENEMAHDILEKDGRLLVVTDKQQYETKAVIIAAGIGLFKPKTLGIPGEDQFENKGVFYKIPDKESLVDKRVLFVGGGNSALEMALIASEVAETYIVHRRNEFRADESVIEKVKRSSIKTILNAELEEIKGDQTVNSVTIKVGGDRKVSLDVDVVVINIGYTPDLKDIQRWNVELEDNLIKVDTAMRTSRPGVFACGDVVTYRGKYKQIVTACGEAATAANSAYKYIMKPYWS; encoded by the coding sequence ATGACCTACGACTTAATCATCATTGGTGCAGGACCTGCTGGATTGACGGCTGGAATTTACGCGCGTTCTCGCAAGTTAAAGACACTGATCCTGGAAGCTGGCAGCGCCGGTGGACAATTGGTCTCGCTTTATCCGGATAAAGGAATTGAGAATTATCCAGGTTGCGTCCTAACACAGGCCGAAAAGCTCGCGAAGAGAATGGTTACACATGCATTGAGTATGGGTTGTGAGCTTCATGAGAACGAAATGGCCCATGATATCCTTGAGAAGGACGGACGACTGCTCGTTGTCACGGACAAACAGCAGTACGAGACTAAGGCGGTCATTATTGCCGCTGGTATCGGGCTTTTCAAACCAAAGACGCTTGGTATTCCAGGGGAGGATCAATTCGAGAATAAAGGGGTTTTCTATAAAATTCCCGATAAGGAAAGCCTCGTCGATAAGCGTGTTCTTTTCGTTGGTGGTGGTAATAGCGCCCTAGAAATGGCTCTCATCGCATCTGAAGTGGCGGAGACATATATCGTGCATCGACGAAACGAATTCAGAGCTGATGAGTCTGTTATTGAAAAAGTGAAGCGATCAAGTATAAAGACAATACTCAACGCTGAACTCGAGGAAATTAAAGGAGATCAAACTGTGAACAGCGTTACGATCAAGGTTGGGGGCGACCGAAAGGTGAGCCTCGACGTCGACGTGGTTGTTATCAATATTGGTTATACCCCGGATCTAAAAGATATTCAGAGATGGAATGTGGAACTGGAAGACAACTTGATCAAGGTGGACACGGCCATGCGTACCTCGCGTCCAGGCGTATTCGCATGCGGGGATGTCGTGACCTACAGGGGAAAATACAAGCAGATAGTTACGGCTTGTGGGGAGGCGGCAACAGCTGCGAATAGTGCTTACAAGTATATCATGAAGCCCTATTGGTCATAG